The following are from one region of the Pocillopora verrucosa isolate sample1 chromosome 3, ASM3666991v2, whole genome shotgun sequence genome:
- the LOC131794290 gene encoding uncharacterized protein produces MGCSPSHAVIINSSPTHETICLQPRIYMVSESTLCLLQDVGELKVYNIDERNPQTAIERFRGAQEQLQNPLMFHPHLRSRHKRISEGGDLQSAGSTSIAGDPLSEENTLVGEIAPHDEGSEVCSESIDKMCDNTNPRIQTDSPGSPNAHSVTVEVYSYKQNSDGLDEQSQAMNGIETMENMAKEPSIAVKPGTSGALIEIGRISDERGNIDESFDSVENHEKAIVAVNNDVLVAVAANEKTKTNSEQGVISESFENAENLDKNIIAGNSGAAVTVEAIERRQTFPEQGGISERHALHEDVVDMSNSVNEPTLIAWTEVADQSALITGNET; encoded by the coding sequence atgggttgCAGCCCTTCGCACGCTGTGATCATAAATTCGTCACCGACGCACGAAACGATATGTTTACAACCCAGGATATACATGGTTTCCGAATCCACTCTCTGTCTTTTACAAGACGTAGGAGAGTTGAAGGTCTACAATATCGACGAAAGAAATCCTCAAACCGCTATTGAACGCTTTCGAGGCGCCCAAGAACAACTCCAAAATCCATTGATGTTTCATCCTCATCTTCGCTCGCGGCATAAGCGGATAAGCGAAGGTGGCGATTTGCAATCGGCTGGTTCGACGAGCATTGCAGGCGATCCGCTCAGTGAGGAAAATACATTGGTTGGAGAAATCGCTCCACACGACGAAGGTAGTGAGGTCTGCAGTGAATCCATCGATAAAATGTGCGACAATACAAACCCACGGATACAAACAGACTCTCCCGGATCTCCAAATGCACATTCTGTAACTGTTGAAGTTTACAGTTACAAACAAAACTCAGATGGACTGGATGAACAAAGCCAAGCGATGAACGGTAttgaaacaatggaaaatatGGCGAAAGAGCCGAGCATTGCTGTGAAACCTGGAACTTCGGGTGCTTTGATAGAAATAGGTCGTATATCTGATGAGCGAGGCAACATTGACGAAAGTTTTGACAGTGTGGAAAATCACGAAAAGGCGATCGTCGCGGTAAATAATGACGTTTTGGTTGCTGTAGCAGCAAACGAGAAAACTAAGACAAATTCCGAGCAAGGTGTTATTAGCGAGAGCTTTGAAAACGCAGAAAATCTTGACAAGAACATCATCGCTGGAAACAGTGGTGCTGCAGTTACTGTAGAAGCCATTGAAAGAAGACAAACATTTCCTGAACAAGGTGGTATTAGCGAGAGGCATGCACTGCACGAGGATGTTGTAGACATGAGTAATTCGGTCAACGAGCCGACATTAATCGCTTGGACAGAAGTTGCCGATCAGTCGGCGCTGATAACGGGAAATGAAACGTga